TTCAGCAAAACTTTTGCGAATACGCTTTTTTTCAGTATAAGAATATGCCATCGAGAGTCCTTACAGTAAACGTGGAAACAAATGAAAATCGTGGCTGGTGTGCATAAATACTATGCAAACTAAGCGACGTAAACGATAATATAAAACGGGTATTCAAGGTTTAATCTTTATATCAATAACTGCTTTGCTAATCAGTGCTTGCTAATCAGTGCCTGCTTAGCACCTATCATTTAATTCAATCTTGTTATCGTGATTTAAGTCAGCCTATATGACTGCCTAGAGCGAAAAATTCAATCTTAAAGTGTTGGCAATATGTCACTCTTAACGCTTAAACGACAGTTATCTTGCCTAAATATAAATACTATTAGCATGGTCTATAAACGATTTAACATCCAAACTGGCTGCTACCAAAATCAATATCGTCACTGATATCTACCGTCTACGAGCCTATATACTGACAGTAACGCCACGCTAGAGAGCTTATTCAACAGTTTTTGATTAGTAATAAATAGGACAACTATAAATCTTAGAAATAATAATATTTAAAGTCATTATAAGCGATAGAGTTAATAGAAAAACGTGCAGACACAAAAAAATGCCAAACATCTACTGACGTTTAGCCATATTATCTGGTTTCAATAACTACTAAGTGTGCTTGCATGTATATCGTCTGTCCTTTTGATGGGTATCCACCGTGTTGTTGCTTACGACTGTTGGCAGACACAAAAGGTCAAGCTAGTAATTATAGTAAAAAAAAGCCGGCAATGCAAGGCATTACCAGCTTTTTTTTCGTACTACCGTTAAACTATTTTAGTTCAACAGTTGCACCAGCTTCTTCAAGTTTCTTTTTCAACTCTTCAGCTTCAGCTTTGTTAACGCCTTCTTTGATTGAAGCTGGAGCGCTTTCAACCAAATCTTTCGCTTCTTTCAGGCCAAGACCAGTAGCTTCACGTACGGCTTTAATTACGCCAACTTTCTTCTCGCCAAAGCTGGCAAGAACTACGTCAAACTCGTCTTTTTCTTCAGCAGCAGCAGCAGCAGGACCAGCAGCAGCAGGTGCAGCAGCAACAGCAGCTGTTACGCCGAATTTTTCTTCCATAGCGCTGATTAATTCAACGATATCCATTACTGACATTTCAGCGATTGCGTTTAACACGTCATCTTTAGATAGTGCCATGAGAACTCTCCGTTATCTGATAAAAATTAATTGATTTTAATATCGCTTGGATTGCTTGCCAAATGTTCAAATAGTGTTGACAATAAAGTGCAATCGGCGATGTCAAAGTTACGTTAAAACAAGCAATTAAGCAGCTTCTTTTGCGTCTTTGATTGCTGCAACAGTGCGAACTAACTTGCCAGGAACTGCGTTCATAGTCTGGACAAGCTTGGTCACTGGTGCATTCATAGTAGCCATCAAGATAGAGATTGCTTCGTCGCGAGTTGGTAGCTTCGATACGCGCTCTAGCTCTTCTGGACCATAAACAACACCACCAACTGATACCAATTTGGTCTCTAAAGCTTTGTTATCTTTACTGAAGTCGAAAACGACTCGAGCAGCAGATCCCAAATCTTCCATAGAGAAAGCCAAAAGTAATGGACCAGTCATACGGTCTGACATGCTCTCAAACTTAGTGCCTTCAAACGCACGTTTTGCTAGGGTATTTTTTACCACTTTCAAAACGACGCCTTTTTCACGGGCTTGTTCGCGCAGCTTAGTAAGCTTTGCAACACCAATACCATGATATTCGGCAGCTACTGCTGAGTAAGCATTAGCAGCAACTTCAGACACTTCAGCCACAACTTGTTGTTTTTGCTCTAGCGTTAATGCCATAAGTTGACTCCTTTAATCTTATCAATCAGCTGAGCA
This window of the Psychrobacter arcticus 273-4 genome carries:
- the rplL gene encoding 50S ribosomal protein L7/L12 codes for the protein MALSKDDVLNAIAEMSVMDIVELISAMEEKFGVTAAVAAAPAAAGPAAAAAEEKDEFDVVLASFGEKKVGVIKAVREATGLGLKEAKDLVESAPASIKEGVNKAEAEELKKKLEEAGATVELK
- the rplJ gene encoding 50S ribosomal protein L10, whose product is MALTLEQKQQVVAEVSEVAANAYSAVAAEYHGIGVAKLTKLREQAREKGVVLKVVKNTLAKRAFEGTKFESMSDRMTGPLLLAFSMEDLGSAARVVFDFSKDNKALETKLVSVGGVVYGPEELERVSKLPTRDEAISILMATMNAPVTKLVQTMNAVPGKLVRTVAAIKDAKEAA